A genomic window from Phoenix dactylifera cultivar Barhee BC4 chromosome 7, palm_55x_up_171113_PBpolish2nd_filt_p, whole genome shotgun sequence includes:
- the LOC103702342 gene encoding uncharacterized protein LOC103702342 isoform X1, producing MATAAYRSTSRRTGVDDAGSSNRGGDLRRSRSLSRYSGRFPSPPPESDDFSTPRGRFVNKVRGSGFLEISLDDLADEFFRAREESEEEEEEESRPAARRSDRRSSVASYRMETESSRRRGRSVSRPPDRGAVDGKPATGGNSRRQRSMSVARHRCSDSGNDLDLYNNTISQTKWTSIGSGRSQRPSSQKPTNQGHALRRRSMSQKDFFQSHDNYSSQSSSLTDDEAREVCSRKIETERTIQAVYAQEKMEHPTGDGEGTGLYEAMRKEVRHAVEEIKTELEKVMEKTEPTAILNDNEDQAKNSNVIQVINDIRRNYTTKLEQSEKRKQELLAELAAEEQHGQELTKIVRELLPSPKQAAAPEGPSRSRRRSNDRTRMSKRLTEEAERYFVDFLSNVEDTDISSFDGEISDTSSTLRDLIVHNNVPETPTSLTKAAPLFVEADGVVLPWLQWESCNDTSPSPCKTKTEVPVKSGNILPVSAQEANAGFDSGKLVSSNPGSWSPECKISSDKNSGRLGYVGNHWISSDGGAGVSKFDMDEYLALQHNEDLLFQRLRQRQRIDSGSLVLCGRTTL from the exons ATGGCGACGGCGGCTTACCGATCAACCTCGAGACGGACCGGCGTCGACGACGCAGGGTCCTCCAACCGCGGCGGGGACCTCCGCCGGTCGAGGAGCCTCAGCCGCTACTCCGGCCGGTTCCCATCGCCGCCACCGGAGTCCGACGATTTCTCGACGCCGAGGGGCAGATTCGTCAACAAGGTGAGGGGGTCCGGTTTCCTTGAGATCAGCCTCGACGATCTTGCCGATGAGTTCTTTCGGGCGAGGGAGGagtcggaggaggaggaggaggaggagagcagGCCGGCGGCCCGCAGATCCGATCGCCGGAGTTCCGTCGCTAGTTATAGGATGGAGACGGAGTCGTCTCGCCGGCGGGGGAGGTCTGTGTCGAGGCCCCCCGACAGGGGGGCGGTGGACGGGAAGCCCGCCACTGGTGGTAACTCGAGACGGCAGCGATCCATGTCAGTAGCTCGGCATCGGTGTAGTGATTCGGGG AATGACTTGGATCTTTATAACAACACCATCAGTCAAACCAAATGGACGAGCATTGGCAGTGGTAGGTCCCAGCGTCCCTCATCACAAAAGCCAACAAATCAAGGACATGCTTTGAGAAGAAGATCTATGAGTCAAAAGGATTTCTTCCAGTCACATGACAATTACTCG AGCCAGTCTTCTTCGCTAACTGATGATGAAGCACGGGAAGTTTGTTCACGTAAAATTGAGACTGAGAGAACAATTCAGGCAGTTTATGCCCAGGAAAAG ATGGAACATCCCACTGGAGATGGAGAGGGCACTGGATTATATGAAGCCATGCGCAAAGAAGTGAGACATGCAGTAGAAGAGATCAAGACAGAGCTTGAGAAG GTCATGGAGAAAACAGAACCCACAGCCATTCTCAATGACAATGAGGACCAGGCAAAGAATTCGAATGTTATCCAAGTTATTAATGATATCAGAAGGAATTACACCACCAAATTGGAACAG TCAGAGAAGCGGAAGCAAGAATTGCTGGCAGAGTTAGCGGCAGAGGAGCAGCATGGTCAGGAGCTTACGAAAATTGTGAGAGAGTTGCTACCTTCCCCAAAACAAGCTGCTGCTCCAGAAGGACCCTCACGATCTAGAAGA AGGAGCAATGATAGAACAAGGATGTCTAAACGTCTGACAGAAGAGGCGGAAAGATATTTTGTAGATTTCCTTTCAAATGTTGAAGACACAGACATATCTTCCTTTGATGGAGAAATAAGTGATACAAGTTCCACGCTCAGAGACTTGATAGTGCATAATAATGTACCAGAAACACCTACAAGTTTGACAAAAGCTGCTCCACTGTTTGTTGAGGCAGATGGTGTTGTACTTCCTTGGTTGCAGTGGGAGTCCTGTAATGATACATCTCCGTCACCATGCAAAACTAAGACTGAGGTGCCAGTGAAATCAGGAAATATTTTGCCTGTTTCAGCACAG GAAGCCAATGCTGGATTTGATAGCGGGAAACTCGTCAGCAGTAATCCTGGGAGTTGGAGCCCTGAATGCAAGATTTCTAGCGATAAAAACAGTGGCAGACTTGGATATGTAGGAAACCACTGGATCAGTTCCGATGGTGGAGCAGGAGTGTCTAAATTTGACATGGATGAGTACCTGGCCTTGCAGCACAATGAAGATCTCCTCTTCCAGAGGCTGAGGCAGAGGCAGAGAATAGACTCAGGTAGCCTGGTTTTATGTGGAAGAACCACACTGTAG
- the LOC103702342 gene encoding uncharacterized protein LOC103702342 isoform X2 — protein sequence MSQKDFFQSHDNYSSQSSSLTDDEAREVCSRKIETERTIQAVYAQEKMEHPTGDGEGTGLYEAMRKEVRHAVEEIKTELEKVMEKTEPTAILNDNEDQAKNSNVIQVINDIRRNYTTKLEQSEKRKQELLAELAAEEQHGQELTKIVRELLPSPKQAAAPEGPSRSRRRSNDRTRMSKRLTEEAERYFVDFLSNVEDTDISSFDGEISDTSSTLRDLIVHNNVPETPTSLTKAAPLFVEADGVVLPWLQWESCNDTSPSPCKTKTEVPVKSGNILPVSAQEANAGFDSGKLVSSNPGSWSPECKISSDKNSGRLGYVGNHWISSDGGAGVSKFDMDEYLALQHNEDLLFQRLRQRQRIDSGSLVLCGRTTL from the exons ATGAGTCAAAAGGATTTCTTCCAGTCACATGACAATTACTCG AGCCAGTCTTCTTCGCTAACTGATGATGAAGCACGGGAAGTTTGTTCACGTAAAATTGAGACTGAGAGAACAATTCAGGCAGTTTATGCCCAGGAAAAG ATGGAACATCCCACTGGAGATGGAGAGGGCACTGGATTATATGAAGCCATGCGCAAAGAAGTGAGACATGCAGTAGAAGAGATCAAGACAGAGCTTGAGAAG GTCATGGAGAAAACAGAACCCACAGCCATTCTCAATGACAATGAGGACCAGGCAAAGAATTCGAATGTTATCCAAGTTATTAATGATATCAGAAGGAATTACACCACCAAATTGGAACAG TCAGAGAAGCGGAAGCAAGAATTGCTGGCAGAGTTAGCGGCAGAGGAGCAGCATGGTCAGGAGCTTACGAAAATTGTGAGAGAGTTGCTACCTTCCCCAAAACAAGCTGCTGCTCCAGAAGGACCCTCACGATCTAGAAGA AGGAGCAATGATAGAACAAGGATGTCTAAACGTCTGACAGAAGAGGCGGAAAGATATTTTGTAGATTTCCTTTCAAATGTTGAAGACACAGACATATCTTCCTTTGATGGAGAAATAAGTGATACAAGTTCCACGCTCAGAGACTTGATAGTGCATAATAATGTACCAGAAACACCTACAAGTTTGACAAAAGCTGCTCCACTGTTTGTTGAGGCAGATGGTGTTGTACTTCCTTGGTTGCAGTGGGAGTCCTGTAATGATACATCTCCGTCACCATGCAAAACTAAGACTGAGGTGCCAGTGAAATCAGGAAATATTTTGCCTGTTTCAGCACAG GAAGCCAATGCTGGATTTGATAGCGGGAAACTCGTCAGCAGTAATCCTGGGAGTTGGAGCCCTGAATGCAAGATTTCTAGCGATAAAAACAGTGGCAGACTTGGATATGTAGGAAACCACTGGATCAGTTCCGATGGTGGAGCAGGAGTGTCTAAATTTGACATGGATGAGTACCTGGCCTTGCAGCACAATGAAGATCTCCTCTTCCAGAGGCTGAGGCAGAGGCAGAGAATAGACTCAGGTAGCCTGGTTTTATGTGGAAGAACCACACTGTAG
- the LOC113462427 gene encoding uncharacterized protein LOC113462427, which translates to MFRSLAGLFWSHDFSGTTSAPSTNGPSQKSQPLGPTLHMVMGLQPRTAARSRPTDSYSLHPNSRPLAWMEDSSSSNGCWPTARSSTAASPCSAPPVQLSPKILGKLGLNPAETALHWFKTGIIPPEHRRYQDRAWPGFMGKPYYTF; encoded by the exons ATGTTCCGGTCTCTGGCGGGGCTCTTTTGGAGCCATGATTTCAGCGGCACGACTTCAGCTCCTTCAACGAATGGCCCATCTCAAAAATCTCAGCCATTGGGTCCCACTCTCCACATGGTAATGGGGCTTCAGCCAAGGACCGCAG CAAGGAGCAGACCGACGGACAGCTATAGTTTGCATCCAAACAGTCGCCCTCTTGCTTGGATGGAAG ATTCATCGAGCTCAAATGGCTGCTGGCCTACGGCGAGATCATCAACGGCCGCTTCGCCATGCTCTGCGCCTCCGGTGCAATTGTCACCCAAGATCTTGGGCAAGCTCGGCCTTAACCCGGCCGAGACCGCCCTCCACTGGTTCAAGACCGGCATCATACCCCCGGAGCACCGGCGATACCAGGACCGGGCCTGGCCAGGCTTCATGGGGAAGCCGTACTATACTTTCTAG
- the LOC103702340 gene encoding uncharacterized protein LOC103702340 — MLSIENLSDSSVPCKASALKSDERASSTLAFQEAADPIGLAETQPPHFSIRDYVSTSRSKDVAKNWPFPLKLLQLCLEYGVNDILPPFEPPDLVRGQCCRRGVEFEHPIACSHGEQISTEVKSLETKDIGPIDEEPDSIKHEFCLPPDQLVVECSDQAQHLLSKSRKSKVDRGILSDDELIGVEAEPVSTITSHDQIERISGQIGELPCTGNVNKSASEVSSELEVEEPPLLPEKLEVRCEPSEKKSRLIVKSSSTSETIRVEDIASTSSTVSDPMASKVCPVCKTFTSTSNTTLNAHIDQCLSEESNTKQVVTKLSKLKVKPRKKRLMVDIYTTAPHCTIEDLDRRNGTNWAVDLALVAPTTEVSSEIKRPKLSISGAANDGNEGAVYVDSNGMKLRIISKFNDVPPVNSKENCKLRKHVKGIRADRSSLISKKKCFKSKYSKCMKTNQQKKRLCSFKLFIGKTPATQIGDCHSNTYDDKEESLSCILNAEDEVKSCGPGTLRQWVCSKRSGPSRKLYKKGTHKSMESTVPSSLDTSVEGNQLDPGNPSVVKSHILKLSRSSEVLASSPKTKRVDVLSNSVHATHNWKTRPPELPESNSIISPENTSLASGLMLKPSRSSGNFVSSPRSKREEIQLGTIQKSDNSSGINTIPSECCNPLIKTRKRLMSKKNVLLGKSSSLVESKGDEGEKRLTIKKFRKHRSILVTGKRRGKLPSDINKGLHGSTEDFGLDHSPRANETSSAHQLNLSENLTISRVRESEQEREGFCAMVKQEHTKKRLHLGARADCCVSDFEASDMQCEPPLGCEYAANEPSMDKAVDERGGSENLIIQHLTPASSPRLNPWPSEQEHGESFCRSEAPVEGGLNDEQVVQCDDFTSNKIINKNIERAAEEGNLCIVKQSEDQISTSIKVSSTCLIVPMDMVLGFPQENSSIPMVRTTSSQDHYLAGGIETSGSPAPASSNIIFPFSPELSQSKDTAAKQCVKDAADQDKLSSSLLNNSELPSVASTRGTEGMKVRRNQEVKAIAAAKEPKKLSDDQPCYCSRRESLSQESPQPLRQSIMTNSMFPSKGKQIVSNLLIRPTICSSSSAFHCLKTGEMSARTLESPTEAISTEVSSDFASKLPPGSDFGSPNSYSQAQGQATSNPIFRLMGKDLVVKNDELAQLPKVLPSDSDYTSTMKCLPLGFTSTNTGLSKVSFSYEQHQIPRGCATRTQDSSKAKQQVSGFAGVPSIKSQQKRGKKLRCPLPCSIETTAASQHHQKPTSSAQALYRDVIVIDDSPEVEVEPSRSLPSPALALPPAFPGSNLIPPRPFSCFPPKSPYVSREVLGIVRPSYSMSHPMANAYTPVKHDNTSEGSVPRSSYMFQSTSTAHLTPSLCYSRTLQ, encoded by the exons ATGTTATCCATTGAAAACCTCTCAGACTCCTCGGTTCCCTGCAAGGCTTCAGCACTGAAAAGTGATGAGAGGGCTTCTAGTACGCTTGCCTTCCAAGAGGCAGCAGATCCTATAGGCCTTGCTGAGACCCAGCCCCCTCATTTTTCTATAAG GGATTATGTTTCCACTTCGCGGAGCAAAGACGTTGCGAagaattggccttttcctctcaaACTTTTGCAGCTTTGCTTGGAGTATGGTGTTAATGATATATTGCCACCTTTTGAACCGCCTGATTTGGTGAGAGGCCAGTGCTGCAGAAGAGGAGTAGAATTCGAGCATCCAATCGCATGTTCGCATGGTGAACAAATCTCAACAGAGGTCAAATCACTTGAAACTAAAGATATTGGTCCAATTGATGAGGAACCTGATAGCATCAAGCATGAATTCTGTTTGCCTCCAGATCAGTTGGTTGTAGAGTGTTCGGATCAAGCTCAGCACTTATTATCGAAGTCTAGAAAATCTAAGGTCGATCGTGGAATCCTTTCAGATGATGAACTGATAGGTGTTGAAGCTGAACCAGTCTCCACCATTACGAGTCACGATCAGATCGAGAGAATCTCAGGTCAGATCGGCGAGCTTCCTTGCACAGGAAATGTAAACAAAAGTGCCTCAGAAGTGTCATCAGAATTAGAGGTCGAGGAACCTCCTTTACTGCCGGAGAAGCTTGAAGTCAGATGTGAACCATCAGAGAAGAAGAGCAGGTTAATTGTAAAATCGAGCAGCACATCCGAGACCATCCGGGTGGAAGATATAGCATCCACTTCCAGCACTGTTTCAGATCCCATGGCTTCAAAGGTTTGCCCTGTTTGTAAGACATTCACATCCACATCAAACACCACTTTGAATGCTCACATCGATCAGTGCCTCTCTGAGGAGTCTAATACTAAGCAGGTCGTGACCAAGCTTTCAAAACTCAAAGTGAAACCAAGGAAGAAAAGGTTGATGGTGGATATCTATACGACTGCACCCCACTGCACGATCGAAGACCTTGATAGAAGGAATGGCACAAACTGGGCGGTAGATTTAGCTTTGGTGGCACCAACCACTGAGGTTAGCAGTGAAATCAAAAGACCAAAGCTGTCGATATCAGGTGCTGCAAATGATGGAAATGAAGGGGCTGTTTATGTTGATTCGAATGGGATGAAGCTTCGGATTATATCTAAGTTCAATGATGTACCACCAGTGAATTCAAAGGAGAATTGTAAGCTGAGGAAGCATGTGAAAGGCATTAGAGCAGACAGGAGTTCTTTGATCAGCAAGAAAAAATGTTTCAAATCGAAGTACTCAAAGTGTATGAAAACTAATCAACAGAAAAAAAGATTGTGCTCATTCAAGCTGTTTATAGGCAAG ACTCCAGCGACACAAATTGGAGATTGCCATTCAAATACTTATGACGACAAGGAAGAATCCCTATCATGCATATTAAATGCTGAAGACGAGGTCAAGAGTTGTGGTCCTGGAACATTAAGACAGTGGGTATGCTCTAAACGCTCGGGTCCCTCGAGAAAACTCTACAAGAAAGGCACCCACAAAAGCATGGAAAGCACTGTGCCCAGCAGTCTGGACACTTCTGTGGAAGGTAATCAGCTGGATCCAGGTAATCCTTCTGTTGTTAAAAGCCATATTCTGAAACTTTCAAGGTCATCTGAAGTCTTGGCCTCTTCTCCAAAAACCAAAAGAGTGGATGTTCTATCCAATTCTGTCCATGCCACTCATAATTGGAAGACAAGACCTCCAGAACTGCCTGAATCGAATTCTATAATATCTCCTGAAAACACTTCTTTGGCTAGTGGCCTTATGCTGAAACCATCAAGATCATCTGGGAATTTTGTTTCCTCACCAAGAAGCAAAAGAGAAGAGATACAGTTGGGTACCATACAGAAGTCTGATAATTCTTCTGGCATTAATACAATACCTTCTGAGTGCTGTAATCCCTTGATTAAAACCAGAAAAAGGTTGATGTCAAAGAAGAATGTTTTGCTAGGAAAATCATCCTCTTTGGTAGAGAGCAAAGGTGATGAAGGCGAGAAAAGATTGACCATTAAGAAGTTCCGTAAGCATAGATCCATATTAGTCACTGGTAAACGGAGAGGAAAGTTACCATCTGACATCAACAAAGGACTGCATGGTTCTACTGAAGATTTTGGCCTTGATCATTCTCCTAGAGCTAACGAGACGAGCAGTGCCCATCAACTCAATTTATCTGAGAACTTAACAATCTCCAGAGTTCGAGAATCTGAACAAGAAAGAGAAGGCTTCTGTGCAATGGTTAAGCAGGAGCATACTAAAAAGAGATTGCATTTGGGAGCTAGAGCTGACTGCTGTGTTTCTGACTTTGAAGCTTCAGATATGCAGTGTGAGCCGCCCTTGGGCTGTGAGTATGCTGCAAATGAGCCTTCCATGGATAAAGCTGTTGATGAACGTGGTGGCAGTGAAAATCTAATTATTCAACATTTGACACCAGCTTCCAGTCCCAGATTGAACCCATGGCCATCTGAGCAAGAACATGGAGAATCTTTCTGTAGATCTGAAGCACCTGTGGAAGGTGGACTGAATGATGAGCAAGTCGTGCAATGCGATGATTTTACCAGCAAcaaaatcatcaacaaaaatATTGAACGGGCGGCCGAGGAGGGAAACTTATGCATAGTTAAGCAATCAGAAGACCAAATAAGTACTTCCATCAAAGTGTCTTCTACTTGTTTGATTGTCCCTATGGACATGGTTCTTGGGTTTCCTCAGGAGAATTCATCAATACCCATGGTAAGGACGACGTCAAGTCAAGATCATTATTTGGCTGGTGGTATAGAAACATCTGGTTCTCCTGCTCCAGCTTCCTCAAACATCATCTTTCCCTTTTCTCCAGAACTTTCCCAGTCAAAAGATACCGCTGCAAAACAATGTGTGAAAGATGCTGCTGACCAAGATAAGTTGAGCTCAAGCTTGTTAAATAACTCAGAATTGCCATCCGTTGCAAGCACCAGAGGAACTGAAGGAATGAAGGTGAGAAGAAATCAAGAAGTTAAGGCAATTGCAGcagcaaaggaacctaaaaaaTTGTCAGATGATCAACCTTGCTATTGCTCTCGCAGGGAAAGCCTTTCACAAGAATCTCCTCAGCCCTTGAGACAAAGTATCATGACTAATTCAATGTTTCCTTCAAAAGGAAAGCAGATTGTATCCAACTTGCTCATTAGGCCAACCATCTGCTCGTCTTCTAGTGCTTTTCATTGTTTGAAAACTGGTGAAATGTCCGCCCGCACCCTGGAGTCACCAACTGAAGCCATTTCAACAGAAGTTTCTTCAGATTTTGCTTCTAAACTCCCACCAGGGAGTGATTTTGGGTCGCCAAACTCATATTCTCAGGCTCAGGGTCAGGCCACTTCCAATCCAATATTCAGGCTGATGGGTAAGGATCTGGTTGTGAAAAATGATGAGTTGGCACAACTTCCTAAAGTTCTTCCTTCTGATTCGGACTACACCTCAACAATGAAATGTCTACCTCTTGGATTTACTTCCACCAACACTGGCTTGAGCAAGGTTAGCTTCTCATACGAACAACATCAAATTCCAAGAGGCTGTGCGACCCGCACCCAGGATTCATCAAAAGCTAAGCAGCAGGTAAGTGGCTTTGCGGGGGTTCCTTCAATAAAGTCTCAGcagaagagaggaaagaaacTCCGTTGTCCTCTGCCATGTAGCATAGAGACAACAGCTGCATCTCAACATCACCAAAAGCCTACTTCTTCTGCTCAAGCTCTCTACAGAGATGTAATTGTAATCGATGATTCTCCTGAAGTTGAGGTTGAACCGAGCAGAAGCCTACCTAGTCCAGCACTAGCTTTGCCACCAGCTTTTCCAGGTTCCAATCTTATTCCTCCAAGGCCTTTCTCCTGCTTCCCGCCAAAGAGCCCATATGTGTCGAGAGAAGTCCTAGGAATTGTCAGGCCTTCCTACTCGATGTCACACCCAATGGCTAATGCTTATACCCCAGTGAAGCATGATAACACTTCAGAAGGCTCGGTCCCTCGCAGCTCTTATATGTTCCAATCAACTTCAACAGCCCATCTGACACCATCATTGTGCTATAGCCGGACCTTGCAATGA
- the LOC103702339 gene encoding ultraviolet-B receptor UVR8 encodes MPSPPRTPSLRLLLLRAFSLPKSAARSYSAAAEASPPEASVWSFGDNSNGALGLPFPLADAYEPTKVPSLPSRIAGVAAGHYHSLAVTTDGEVWAWGRNEEGQLGRGAAAPRDTWSKPEKVAGLDHVRVQAAFASGVVSAAVGDDGSLWVWGRSKRGQLGLGEGIIEAARPSKVEALAGHEIIKVSFGWGHALAQSKDGKLFGWGYSEGGRLGEMGQILDKPLTQPPNSHKPWDKCASLLDLVEKQVAEKMEKEKNMPIIWEPCIVHELSALRVSDVACGLDHSLVLCGNGTLLSCGDNTYGQLGRNTEGSKMLPISINVHPFSVSAGLGHSLVLCKATSQGATEWGTCVISWGWNQSYQLGRQGREDVPGMVEGLSGEKLMSVSAGRVHSIALTSKGEVWAWGSGRNGRLGLGSSVDEVEPAFVECLDGLKVLQAVAGFDHNLLLVAG; translated from the exons ATGCCGTCTCCACCGCGAACGCCCTctctccgcctcctcctcctccgcgccTTCTCTCTTCCCAAATCCGCCGCCAGATCCTactccgccgccgccgaggcTTCGCCACCGGAGGCATCCGTTTGGAGCTTCGGCGACAACAGCAACGGAGCCCTCGGGCTCCCCTTCCCGCTCGCCGACGCCTACGAGCCCACCAAGGTCCCCTCCCTCCCCTCCCGCATCGCCGGCGTCGCCGCCGGGCACTACCACTCCCTTGCCGTGACCACCGACGGCGAGGTGTGGGCTTGGGGGCGGAACGAGGAGGGCCAGCTCGGGAGGGGCGCCGCTGCTCCAAG AGACACATGGAGCAAACCAGAAAAGGTGGCAGGGTTGGATCATGTGAGAGTTCAAGCTGCATTTGCATCTGGTGTAGTTTCCGCTGCTGTTGGAGATGATGGTTCTCTATGGGTATGGGGAAGATCCAAGCGCGGCCAACTTGGTCTTGGGGAAGGTATCATAGAAGCTGCCAGACCTTCCAAAGTTGAGGCACTAGCAGGGCATGAAATAATAAAG GTTTCATTTGGATGGGGCCACGCATTGGCACAGAGCAAGGATGGAAAACTATTTGGTTGGGGTTACTCAGAAGGTGGAAGGTTGGGAGAAATGGGGCAAATATTAGATAAACCACTTACACAACCTCCAAATTCTCATAAACCTTGGGACAAGTGTGCGTCTTTGCTGGACCTCGTCGAGAAACAAGTTGCagaaaaaatggagaaagagaAGAATATGCCCATCATCTGGGAGCCCTGCATAGTACACGAACTGAGTGCTCTTAGAGTTTCTGATGTGGCCTGTGGTCTTGATCATTCCCTGGTGCTATGCG GCAATGGCACTCTGTTGAGCTGTGGAGACAACACATATGGTCAGCTGGGCAGGAACACTGAAGGATCGAAAATGCTGCCAATCAGCATAAATGTCCATCCATTCTCTGTGTCAGCAGGCCTTGGTCACTCTCTAGTTCTATGTAAGGCTACATCACAGGGAGCCACAGAATGGGGCACCTGTGTGATCTCATGGGGATGGAATCAGAGCTACCAACTTGGACGCCAGGGACGAGAAGATGTCCCTGGGATGGTTGAAGGTCTAAGTGGAGAAAAACTGATGTCTGTTTCAGCCGGGCGTGTGCATTCTATTGCTCTCACTTCAAAGGGGGAGGTTTGGGCATGGGGCTCTGGCCGAAATGGCCGACTTGGTTTAGGAAGCTCAGTGGATGAGGTGGAGCCAGCATTTGTGGAGTGTTTGGATGGGTTGAAGGTTCTGCAAGCAGTGGCTGGCTTCGACCATAATCTACTGCTGGTTGCTGGATGA